DNA from Diaphorobacter limosus:
GCTCCGAAATCGTCTTCGAGGGTCTGGATGCTGCGACTTAGGGCGGACTGGGTGATGTGGCAACGTTCCGCGGCGCGGCTGAACGAACCGGTGTCCGCCACGGCCAGCAGGTACTCCAGATGGCGCAGGTTCATTTCCTTCGTCGCATGAGTTCTTTGAATGCATTCAGAATAAATTATGCATTAGACGCATTTGATCATGATTCATATGATTCAGCGCGCTGTCTTCCAGGGCAGCAGCAATCATACGGAGACGAATTCATGGGCATTCAAAATTCCAGTATGGGCGACGTTGCGTTGTCGCCCACATCCCAGGGCGTATCGAACATTTCAACTGCCGCGACGAGTAAGGTGCAGCCCCGCGTCGTGGCTGCAACAGTGGCTGGCAACGCGCTTGAGTTCTTCGATTTCACCACCTACGCGTTCTTCGCCGTTTATATCGGCCAGACCTTCTTTCCCGCTGACGAACCGCTGGTCACGGTGATGCTGTCGGTAGCGGTCTTTGGCGTTGGCTTCATCACGCGCCCTTTGGGCGGGCTGCTGATCGGCGCTTTTGCCGATCGTGCAGGACGCAAGCCGGCCATGCTGTTGACCATTGCGCTCATCACGGTCGGCACGATCGGCATGGCGCTCACCCCCTCGTACGCAAGCATCGGATTGGCGGCACCCATCATCGTCATTGCCTGTCGGCTGGTGCAGGGGCTGGCCCTGGGCGGCGAGGTCGGGCCGTCTACCACGTATCTGATCGAGATCGCACCCCAGGGCCGGCGCGGCCTGTATGGCAGCTGGCAGCTTGCCAGCCAGGGCATAGCCTCGCTGGCGGCTGGCATCGTCGGCATTGTGCTCACGCTGGCGCTAAGCAAGGAGCAAATGCTGGCGTGGGGTTGGCGTATCCCTTTCTTGCTCGGTCTGGCATTGATCCCCATTGCCGTCTTTCTGCGCCGCCACATGCCCGAGAGCCTCGAGCAGCCCACGCATAGCGGACCCATCAAGAGCCCGCTGGCCGATATCCGGCACCATCTGCGACCGATCATGCTGGCGCTCATGGTCATCCTGGGTGTGACGATCTCGACCTATGCGGCGATTTACATGACCACCTATGCCGTGACCACGCTCAAGCTCTCCGCGACGATCGCCATGTCGGCGACCATCGTATTCGGCGTGGCGACCTGGGCGGGTGCGCTGCTGGGGGGCTGGCTGTCAGATCTGTATGGGCGCAAACCCGTGATGCTCTGGGCTCGCGTGGCATTGTTCGTGCTGGTCTATCCGGCTTACATGCTGCTCATCGAGCACACCAGCGTTGCCACTCTGGCACTGGCGACTGCGCTGCTGGCATTGCTCACGGGCATTGGCGGCGCGCCAACGCTGGTGGCCATCCCGGAGCTGTTCCCCGGCCATGTACGCGCGCTCGGGCTGTCGATTGCCTATGCCTTTGGCGTGGCGCTGTTTGGTGGCACCGCGCAACTGGTGATCACCTGGCTCATCAAGGTGACCGACAACCCGGCGGCGCCAGCGCTCTACGTCCTTATCACCAGCTTGATCGCCATCGTAGGCATTCTGCTCATGCGCGAAACCGGCGGTGACAAGGAACTACAGAAATGATTACTAGGCGAATTTTGCCAGACTGTGAGTTCATAGCATGACTGTTCAAGACACCTTGCAGGCGGTACGCGCACACGAAGACGAATTCATTGCTTTGCGCCGTGATATCCATCAGCACCCCGAGCTGCCATTCGAAGAGCTGCGCACCAGTGATTTAGTGGCTGCGCGACTGCGGGACTGGGGTTACCACGTTGAGCGCGGCCTGGGCGGAACCGGTGTGGTCGGGCAACTCAAGCGTGGCGACGGCACGCGCACGCTGGGTCTGCGCGCGGACATGGACGCACTGCCGATCCAGGAAACCACGGGGCTGCAGTACGCAAGTCGCAACCAGGGCGTCATGCACGCCTGCGGCCACGACGGACATACGGCCATGCTGCTGGCGGCAGCAAAGGTGCTGGCAGAGCAGGGTGACTTCTCAGGGACACTCAACCTGATCTTCCAGCCGGCGGAGGAATACGGCACCAGCGACTGTGGCGCCGTACGCATGATGAACGACGGCCTGTTCGACAAATACCCATGCGACGCTATCTTCAGCATGCACAACATGCCCGGCTGGCCACAGGGGCACTTGATCTTTCGCGAAGGCCCAATGATGGCCTCCTCTGACAAGGTCTACATTACGCTGGTAGGTCATGGTGGTCACGGCGCTGTGCCGCACAAGGCAGCAGATCCGGTAGTGGCAGCAGCCAGCCTGGTGATGGCGTTGCAGACAGTAGTCTCGCGCAACGTCGATCCACTTCAAGCTGCAGTGGTTACCGTGGGGGTGCTGCAGTCCGGGCGCGCCAATAACGTCATCCCCGACAGCGCATATCTTGAGCTGAGCGTGCGCGCGCTCGACCCCGAAGTGCGCAGCCTGCTGCAGCAGCGCATTACCGAAATCGTTCACGCACAGGCGCAGTGCTTTGGCGTCAAGGCCGAAATCGACTATCGGCGCGGCTACGCGGCACTGATCAACAGCAAGGATGAAACCGACTTCGCCCGTCAGATTGGCACCGAATTGGTTGGCGCCGAGCGCGTCGTGCCGCAGGCCCCGCCACTCACCGGCAGCGAAGACTTCGCCTTCATGCTGGAGAAGCGCCCCGGCTGCTACCTGTTGATCGGAAACGGGGATGGCGACAAGCTGGGCGCCTGCATGGTGCACAACCCGGGTTACGACTTCAACGACGCCAACCTGGCCATTGGCGCTGCATACTGGGTGCTGCTGGCGCGGCGTTACTTGGCCTGAACGATGGGCCACGCCGCTTTGGAAACGCTCCAGGGCTTTCTGGTAGGGCTCGACGCGCGCATGAAGCGCGCACACAAGCGCGGCCGGGTGGCGCACTACATTCCGCAACTGGCCAGCGTTGATGTGCATCAGTTCGGGATCAGTGTGTGCCTGGCCAGCGGAGAGCGGCTGAGCGCGGGCGACGCTGCGACGCCGTTTTCGATCCAGAGCATCTCAAAGGTCTTCTCACTGGCGATCGCATTGGGCCGTCACGGCGACCGGCTCTGGAAGCGGGTGGGCAAGGAACCATCTAACTACACCTTCAACTCGGTCATCGAGCTTGAGCAGGAAGGCGGCAAACCGCGCAATCCTTTCGTCAATGCGGGCGCACTGGTCACCACCGACGCCATGCTCGATGCGCCTGACGCAGGCTGCGGACTCGACGAACTGATGGATTTCGTTCGCACGGCGGCTGGAGATGACCGGATCTCGATTGATGAACAGGTTGCCGCCTCGGAATACCGGACGGCCTACCGCAACTTCTCTCTGGCGTACTTTCTACGCTCGTGCGGCAATCTGCACATGGAATGCGAACGTCTGCTGCAGATTTACTGTCGCCAATGCGCGATCACGATGAACTGCGAGCAATTGGCCAGCGCCGGCCGGTTCCTGGCCGGCTTCGACTCCGCAGCCCACCTGCTGAACCCAGCTCAGGCACGCAGCATCAACGCCCTGATGTTGCTCGCGGGGCACTATGATGGTTCAGGCGACTTTGCCTATTCGGTCGGCTTCCCCGGCAAGAGTGGCGTCGGAGGCGGCATTCTGGCGGTCGTTCCGGGACATGCATCGATCGCGGTCTGGTCTCCTGGCCTGAATGCGTTTGGCAATTCACTGCTCGGCACGCGCGCGCTGCAGGAGTTATCGGAGTTCACCGGCTGGTCGGTGTTCTGATGTGTAGGCTTTATCGTTTGCCTCGACATGAACAGCCCCGGATTTCGAAGAGGCTGGTTGGTTTAAATTGAGGTCGGTGTGACTGCCTCGCTGGCGAGTTGCCGCCAGACAGTTAACACCGTTTACGCGCGACGAGGATGTTGGCCGTGGCGCCCGCACGGTCGCGCACGATGAGCACGGATACCTGCTCCTTGGAGACGCCGCGCTGGCTGGCCTTGCCGCCGCGCCGGCGCGCCTGGCGCAGCAATGCACGCTGGCCTTTGCTCGATTCGAGGAAGTAGGACTCATCGGCCTCGGCAATGCCGCGCAATGCGCTGGCCTGGCGCTGACTGGGCAGCTGCAGGAAGCGGTGACGCCAGCGGAACGCCGTGCTCCAGGCCACCTCCAGCCGCTCGGCCACCCGGGGAATGCTCAGGCCTTGGCTGAGCGCCTGGGTGTGCGCCAGCCATTTGCCCCGCTGATGCAGCCCACTCAGCGGCGCGCCCGTCAGCGCGTTGAAGGTGCATGTGCAGCCACGGCACAAAAAGCGCTGCAGGCCGCGGGCAAAGCCGTTCTTGACGATGTGGGCGGCGCCGCAATGGGGGCAGAACCCGGGCGCTTGCGATTCGATGGTTTCGATGGAGGCTTGGCGCGCTTGCAGCGCGGCCAGCTGAGGTAGAGCTTGAACTCCGGGCTGAGCCAGGAGCCAAACTCGAAGGCAATGTCTTTGTGGGCATAGGTGCCGCCTCCGCGCCCTGCTTTGGCGTACAGACCGATGGCACCTGTTGCCTCAATCCATTTTTTGGGTGACATAGAGAAGCTGTTCAGACCAGCTTGCCTTCTAAACCTCTCGAATTCGAGAGGTTTGAAATGCGGGTTGTAGATTTGCTCCCAAATACCCAGAAACTCAATGGTGTTGCGGTTGCGCATCCAGTTGTACAGGATGCTTTCGTCTCCGAACCTCTTGGCCATATCGGTAGATGTAGTCCTGATCATGCCGGGTGGCAATGGAGACCTCCGCTCCTTTGACGTTGATGATCCGGTTCTTCATGCCAACTCCCATTGGAGTTTGAATACCTCTTCGAGGGCCGATGTCGAACAGAGCCTCCCCTCCAGCTCATTGATCACCACCACCTGATCGCAGGGCACGCGGCACAGGTCATCGGCCTTGGTTGGTAGGAGCAGATGACGATCTGGCTGGCTTGGTCCTGGGTTTGGTCAAAGGGGTTGGGCAAACCCGCCTTGCGCTGCTCGTTGTAACTTTTGGCTTCCAGAATCAGCGCTTGCAGGCTGAACTTGTCTTGCAGCTCCTGGTGCCACTGCTTGCGCAAGTTGGCCGGGGTGATGATGAGGATGCGGCGCTTGCGCTCTGTCCAGCGCTGGACAATCACCAGGCCAGCCTCGATGGTCTTGCCCAGGCCCACCTTGTCCGCCAGGATCACGCCTTGCGAAAGCGGGCTTCGGAACGCGAACAGTGCTGCCTCGACCTGGTGCGGATTCAGATCGACCCGCGCATCAACCAGGGTGGAGGCCAGGAGATCGGGGGAGTCACGCCCGATCTGCCTTGAAAGCAGCCAGGCGATGTATTGGGACTGGTAGGACGTATGGGGAACAAGAGGCACTGCATTCATCGAAACATGTCGTTAACGATTATGCGTGGCAGCTGAAGACACAAGTATGGGCTGGACAGTTGCAACATCAACCAACTCACCAGCCAGGCCCTGACCGACCTGGGCGCCGGGCCTACGTTCTACGACTGCGCGGTGCAGGTCGAGGCGGCCGCCAGTTACTCATAAAACCATAGCTTCTTGCGCTTGTACTTCAAGGCCTGGGCGAATACTCACCTCAAAATCAACCGTGCGACACGATCTGCTGGTCGATGGCGCCGAACAGGCTCTGCCCGTCCCGGCCCTTCATCTCGATGCGGATGGTGTCGCCGTACTTCATGAATTCCGTACTCGGCCGGCCGTCCTCGATGGTCTCGATGCAGCGCTTCTCGGCAATGCAGCTATAGCCCTTGGACCAGTCCTTGTTGCTCACCGTGCCGCTGCCCACGATGGCGCCGGCGCGCACGTTGCGCGTCTTGGCAATATGGGCGATGAGCTGGCCGAAATGAAAGCTCATCTCCGCCCCGGCGTCGCACATGCCAACCCTGCGGCCGTTCCAGGTGGACTGCAGCGTCAGGTGCACGCGCCCGCCCTGCCAGGCGTCGCCGAGCTCGTCCAGCGTCACGGCCACCGGGCTGAAGGCAGTGGCCGGCTTGGACTGGAAGAAGCCGAAGCCCTTGGCTAGCTCCGCCGGTATCAGGTTGCGCAGGCTGACGTCGTTGGCCAGCATCAGCAGGCGCACGCCGTCCAGCGCCTGCTCCGGGCTCGCGCCCATCTTCACGTCGCCGGTGATGACGGCGATCTCGGCCTCGAAGTCGATGCCCATGGCCTCACTGGGCACGACCACATCGTCGCAGGGGCCCAGAAAATCGTCGCTGCCGCCCTGGTACATCAGCGGGTCGGTGTAAAAGCTCGCCGGCACCTCGGCGCCACGCGCGCGGCGCACCAGCTCGACATGGTTGAGGTAGGCCGAACCATCGGCCCACTGGTAGGCGCGCGGCAGCGGCGCCATGCACTGGCGCGCGTCGAACGCAAACGCGTGGCGCGCGCGGCCGGCGTTGAGCTGCTCGTACAAGTCCTGCAGCTGGGGGGCGAGGAAGTTCCAGTCGTCCAGCACCTGCTGCAGGCGGCTGGCAATGCCGGTCGCATAATGGGCCGCGCCCAGGTCGCGCGCGACCACAACCAGCTGACCATCGCGCGAACCGTCCTTGTAGGTCGCCAGTTTCATGGGCCAGGCCCTCCGTCTGACCGCCCGCGCCCATGGTGGCGCAGCGGGTTGATTGCACAAAGCAGAAAATTCTAGCCATGCCACGCCGCGCCCTGCTGCTGCTGACTGCCCTGGTGCTGATCCTGCACTGGCTGGTGCTGGTCGGCCTGCCGCTGGGCGGCGGGGCCGGCGCGGCGCCGCAGCCGACGGCGTTTCACACGCGCATGCTGTCAGCGCCGCCCGCCGCGCCACCCGCGCCCCAGGCCGCCCCCGCGCCTGCCCCCCGGGCACGCGAGCCGGGCAAGCCCGTGAAACCCAGGCCCCGGCCAGCGCCGGCGGCCCCACCCGCCGCCACCGAGGACAGCCAGGCCGACAGCCCGGTGCAGTCCGCCCCGCCTGCGCCGATCATCTCCCCCATGGAGGCCGAGGCCGCCCCTGCGTCCACCGAGGCGGCAATGCCAGGCAGCGATAGCCCGGCCGCGCCGCAGGTGCCGCCAACCACCGCCGAAGCAGCCGAACCCGACAAGGCCGCCGCAGCCGAACCCGAAAAGGCTGCCGCGCCAGAGTCGGCCGAGACCGCCGGTGTCGAGATCCGCCCCCCGGGCCAGCCGGGCGCGCGCGCCAGCAGCGAGCCGCCGCCGGTGCTGCTGCCGCCCTCCACGCGCCTGTCGTTCGACGTGGTGGGCGAGGTGAAAAAATTCCACTACAACGCCAGCGCCGAGCTGCTGTGGCGCCAGCAGGGCCAGCGCTACGAGGCGCGCCAGCAGATCAAGGCCTTCCTGCTCGGCGCGCGCACGCAGACCAGCGTGGGCAGCATCACGCCCCAGGGCCTGCAGCCCGAGCGCTTTGGCGACAAGTCACGCAGCGAGCGGGCGGCGCATTTCGACTTCGAGCGCCACGAGGTCATCTTCAGCGCCAACACCCCGCGCGCCACCATCGGCGCGGGGGCGCAGGACAGGCTCAGCGTGTTCCTGCAGCTGGGTGCCATGCTGGCCGCCGCGCCAGAGCGCTACCCGCCAGGCACGCAGATCACGCTGACCACCGTGGGCGCGCGCCACGCCGACCGCTGGACTTTCAGCGTCCAGGGGCCGGAGACGCTGGACCTGCCCGCCGGCAGCACGCCGGCCCTGAAGCTCGAACGCCTGCCGCAGGCGGATCAGCAGCGCGACCAGAAGGCCGAGCTGTGGCTGGGCACGGCGCTGCACTATCTGCCGGTGCGCATACGCCTGACGCAGGGCAATGGCGACTTTGCCGACCTGCTGCTCAGCGGCCACGAAGCGCCATGACCACAGCCGGCCTGGGGCCATGGCGCGAATCCGGGCGCGGTACGGCACGAGGGGGGTTTCCATGGAATACTGGCCGCATATCCGGTGGCCCTTGAACTCTTGCCAGGCGTTGCCATCTGATAGCCATACTTATAGGGGGATCGCGCCATGAAAATGCTCTACGACTCTGACTCTTTTGTGGTGGTTCACATGCTGCCAGACGCCGACCTGAGCGACAGCGCCGCG
Protein-coding regions in this window:
- a CDS encoding glutaminase; the protein is MGHAALETLQGFLVGLDARMKRAHKRGRVAHYIPQLASVDVHQFGISVCLASGERLSAGDAATPFSIQSISKVFSLAIALGRHGDRLWKRVGKEPSNYTFNSVIELEQEGGKPRNPFVNAGALVTTDAMLDAPDAGCGLDELMDFVRTAAGDDRISIDEQVAASEYRTAYRNFSLAYFLRSCGNLHMECERLLQIYCRQCAITMNCEQLASAGRFLAGFDSAAHLLNPAQARSINALMLLAGHYDGSGDFAYSVGFPGKSGVGGGILAVVPGHASIAVWSPGLNAFGNSLLGTRALQELSEFTGWSVF
- a CDS encoding KilA-N domain-containing protein — protein: MAKRFGDESILYNWMRNRNTIEFLGIWEQIYNPHFKPLEFERFRRQAGLNSFSMSPKKWIEATGAIGLYAKAGRGGGTYAHKDIAFEFGSWLSPEFKLYLSWPRCKRAKPPSKPSNRKRPGSAPIAAPPTSSRTALPAACSAFCAVAAHAPSTR
- a CDS encoding MFS transporter, which encodes MGIQNSSMGDVALSPTSQGVSNISTAATSKVQPRVVAATVAGNALEFFDFTTYAFFAVYIGQTFFPADEPLVTVMLSVAVFGVGFITRPLGGLLIGAFADRAGRKPAMLLTIALITVGTIGMALTPSYASIGLAAPIIVIACRLVQGLALGGEVGPSTTYLIEIAPQGRRGLYGSWQLASQGIASLAAGIVGIVLTLALSKEQMLAWGWRIPFLLGLALIPIAVFLRRHMPESLEQPTHSGPIKSPLADIRHHLRPIMLALMVILGVTISTYAAIYMTTYAVTTLKLSATIAMSATIVFGVATWAGALLGGWLSDLYGRKPVMLWARVALFVLVYPAYMLLIEHTSVATLALATALLALLTGIGGAPTLVAIPELFPGHVRALGLSIAYAFGVALFGGTAQLVITWLIKVTDNPAAPALYVLITSLIAIVGILLMRETGGDKELQK
- a CDS encoding M20 aminoacylase family protein, with the protein product MTVQDTLQAVRAHEDEFIALRRDIHQHPELPFEELRTSDLVAARLRDWGYHVERGLGGTGVVGQLKRGDGTRTLGLRADMDALPIQETTGLQYASRNQGVMHACGHDGHTAMLLAAAKVLAEQGDFSGTLNLIFQPAEEYGTSDCGAVRMMNDGLFDKYPCDAIFSMHNMPGWPQGHLIFREGPMMASSDKVYITLVGHGGHGAVPHKAADPVVAAASLVMALQTVVSRNVDPLQAAVVTVGVLQSGRANNVIPDSAYLELSVRALDPEVRSLLQQRITEIVHAQAQCFGVKAEIDYRRGYAALINSKDETDFARQIGTELVGAERVVPQAPPLTGSEDFAFMLEKRPGCYLLIGNGDGDKLGACMVHNPGYDFNDANLAIGAAYWVLLARRYLA
- a CDS encoding fumarylacetoacetate hydrolase family protein yields the protein MKLATYKDGSRDGQLVVVARDLGAAHYATGIASRLQQVLDDWNFLAPQLQDLYEQLNAGRARHAFAFDARQCMAPLPRAYQWADGSAYLNHVELVRRARGAEVPASFYTDPLMYQGGSDDFLGPCDDVVVPSEAMGIDFEAEIAVITGDVKMGASPEQALDGVRLLMLANDVSLRNLIPAELAKGFGFFQSKPATAFSPVAVTLDELGDAWQGGRVHLTLQSTWNGRRVGMCDAGAEMSFHFGQLIAHIAKTRNVRAGAIVGSGTVSNKDWSKGYSCIAEKRCIETIEDGRPSTEFMKYGDTIRIEMKGRDGQSLFGAIDQQIVSHG
- a CDS encoding DUF3108 domain-containing protein, which gives rise to MPRRALLLLTALVLILHWLVLVGLPLGGGAGAAPQPTAFHTRMLSAPPAAPPAPQAAPAPAPRAREPGKPVKPRPRPAPAAPPAATEDSQADSPVQSAPPAPIISPMEAEAAPASTEAAMPGSDSPAAPQVPPTTAEAAEPDKAAAAEPEKAAAPESAETAGVEIRPPGQPGARASSEPPPVLLPPSTRLSFDVVGEVKKFHYNASAELLWRQQGQRYEARQQIKAFLLGARTQTSVGSITPQGLQPERFGDKSRSERAAHFDFERHEVIFSANTPRATIGAGAQDRLSVFLQLGAMLAAAPERYPPGTQITLTTVGARHADRWTFSVQGPETLDLPAGSTPALKLERLPQADQQRDQKAELWLGTALHYLPVRIRLTQGNGDFADLLLSGHEAP
- a CDS encoding SNF2-related protein, which produces MNAVPLVPHTSYQSQYIAWLLSRQIGRDSPDLLASTLVDARVDLNPHQVEAALFAFRSPLSQGVILADKVGLGKTIEAGLVIVQRWTERKRRILIITPANLRKQWHQELQDKFSLQALILEAKSYNEQRKAGLPNPFDQTQDQASQIVICSYQPRPMTCAACPAIRWW
- a CDS encoding IS1595 family transposase, producing MVKNGFARGLQRFLCRGCTCTFNALTGAPLSGLHQRGKWLAHTQALSQGLSIPRVAERLEVAWSTAFRWRHRFLQLPSQRQASALRGIAEADESYFLESSKGQRALLRQARRRGGKASQRGVSKEQVSVLIVRDRAGATANILVARKRC